A genomic window from Levilactobacillus yonginensis includes:
- a CDS encoding ABC transporter ATP-binding protein, whose protein sequence is MQNGQAKMVQVTGLRKRFGRHVVLRDVNFAFSTGEVVGLVGPNGAGKTTIMKALLGLLATDAGNVRILGQPVSVNTHTVVTQQVGALIEHPAIYPFLTGWQHLQLMTTSVEQMTWVVQALQMEAYIHRPAKRYSLGMKQKLGIAMALVNRPRLVILDEPMNGLDPQSVKRLRHLIGQLAGEGTTFLISSHILSELEKIIDTVILIDQGEVLLQRTMTQLRESARQGLVVRTTENARGLQVLLRADYPVTQRGSNLIVTKSVALTPLLRTLLDAHLQILKVNQHREDLETVLLRLLAERKA, encoded by the coding sequence GTGCAAAATGGACAAGCGAAAATGGTTCAGGTAACCGGGCTACGAAAAAGGTTCGGTCGCCATGTGGTCTTGCGTGATGTGAATTTCGCATTTTCAACTGGTGAAGTTGTCGGCTTAGTTGGGCCCAATGGTGCGGGTAAGACGACTATTATGAAAGCATTATTGGGCCTGCTAGCCACGGATGCTGGCAACGTTCGAATTTTGGGACAACCCGTTTCAGTCAATACCCATACTGTTGTGACCCAACAGGTCGGCGCGCTCATCGAACACCCAGCAATTTATCCATTTCTGACCGGCTGGCAACATTTGCAACTGATGACGACTTCCGTGGAACAAATGACGTGGGTAGTGCAGGCCCTCCAAATGGAAGCCTATATTCACCGGCCGGCCAAACGATATTCACTAGGCATGAAGCAAAAACTGGGAATTGCCATGGCGTTGGTGAATCGCCCACGGTTAGTCATATTGGACGAACCGATGAATGGATTAGACCCCCAATCGGTTAAGCGACTACGCCATTTGATTGGTCAGTTGGCAGGGGAAGGGACCACATTTTTAATTTCCAGCCATATTTTGAGTGAGTTGGAAAAGATCATTGATACGGTGATCTTAATTGATCAGGGAGAAGTGTTGCTTCAACGGACGATGACGCAACTTCGGGAATCGGCGCGGCAGGGATTAGTGGTGCGGACAACGGAAAATGCTCGAGGGTTGCAGGTGCTTTTACGGGCAGACTATCCAGTAACACAGCGGGGCAGCAACTTAATCGTGACGAAGTCGGTTGCGTTGACGCCCTTACTGCGTACCCTTCTCGACGCGCATCTTCAAATTTTAAAGGTAAATCAGCACCGGGAAGATTTAGAGACAGTCTTGTTACGCTTATTGGCAGAGAGGAAGGCATAG
- a CDS encoding helix-turn-helix domain-containing protein, translating into MASTELGARLKKFRQTQQLTQTALADQLHVSRQTVSSWETGRNQPDIATIAQLATLYAVPVDNLLQDTATAPITKPVTYPNASLLVVLFGVLLVERVTQFSTFLALYWMDFLILLLIGLMLNLGIARRHPNTWTKRIHWIGLTVFATLSLVSGSINAFNMGFGLMTTCQFSGLVVFIALVRKYWQSRSTKVTQR; encoded by the coding sequence ATGGCATCGACAGAACTAGGCGCACGTTTGAAGAAATTCCGACAAACGCAACAGCTGACCCAAACGGCACTGGCAGACCAACTACACGTCTCACGGCAGACCGTTTCCAGCTGGGAGACTGGCCGGAACCAACCGGACATCGCCACCATTGCCCAATTAGCTACTCTATATGCCGTCCCGGTAGATAACCTCTTACAGGACACAGCAACCGCACCCATAACGAAACCAGTTACCTACCCAAACGCCAGCCTATTAGTAGTCCTCTTCGGCGTTCTCCTAGTGGAACGCGTCACCCAATTTTCAACGTTCCTTGCTCTTTACTGGATGGACTTTCTCATCCTCTTGCTGATCGGTCTTATGCTCAACTTGGGCATTGCCCGGCGCCACCCGAACACTTGGACGAAGCGGATACATTGGATTGGCTTAACGGTATTTGCCACACTCAGTCTTGTTAGTGGGAGCATCAACGCCTTTAACATGGGCTTTGGCCTAATGACGACCTGCCAATTCAGTGGCCTGGTCGTTTTCATTGCATTGGTCAGAAAGTACTGGCAATCGCGATCAACTAAGGTTACACAACGCTAG
- a CDS encoding ABC transporter permease, which yields MGQLIQQEIFKFRHQRMAWLAPVILVLLMGGLAMTAHGASVSDQKFYISSAYGGFQWLTMLIIVIGASCVTMEFEYGTIKQLATQVNHRWTIFVGKYVLVLGCSVLGHGLAILVTLLLKTSAGRGLHWQTIYLYHQSLLANLVTNAGLDMYGGVMIIGLVFLLASCSHNNAAAIAISMGVCFMGEGVSSLLLQSFKSLLPVMKWNPFNMFFLQEEYANPSYQQNVTHLTIQQLSVGSLGWALFFVAVGAVIFSRRRI from the coding sequence ATGGGACAATTAATTCAGCAGGAGATTTTTAAATTTAGACACCAACGTATGGCGTGGCTAGCCCCCGTCATCTTGGTGCTTTTAATGGGCGGACTGGCCATGACGGCCCACGGCGCATCAGTCAGTGATCAGAAATTTTATATTTCATCGGCGTATGGCGGGTTTCAATGGCTGACGATGCTTATCATTGTGATTGGCGCTAGCTGTGTGACAATGGAATTCGAGTATGGGACGATCAAACAGTTGGCGACGCAGGTGAATCATCGCTGGACGATTTTTGTGGGGAAGTATGTACTAGTTCTCGGGTGTAGCGTGTTAGGTCATGGGTTGGCCATCCTCGTGACACTATTGCTCAAGACTAGTGCTGGGCGGGGCCTACACTGGCAGACCATTTACCTCTATCACCAATCACTATTGGCTAATCTAGTGACTAATGCGGGGCTGGATATGTACGGTGGTGTGATGATTATTGGACTGGTTTTCTTGCTGGCAAGCTGTAGTCATAACAATGCGGCGGCAATCGCTATTAGCATGGGTGTCTGTTTCATGGGGGAAGGGGTATCCAGTTTGTTATTGCAGTCGTTTAAGTCGTTATTGCCAGTGATGAAATGGAATCCGTTTAACATGTTCTTCTTACAGGAGGAGTATGCTAATCCCAGTTATCAGCAGAATGTGACCCATTTGACGATCCAGCAGTTGAGTGTCGGCAGTCTTGGGTGGGCGTTATTCTTTGTAGCGGTCGGTGCGGTGATCTTTTCGAGACGGCGGATTTAG